One Triticum dicoccoides isolate Atlit2015 ecotype Zavitan chromosome 5B, WEW_v2.0, whole genome shotgun sequence genomic window carries:
- the LOC119308362 gene encoding serine--tRNA ligase, chloroplastic/mitochondrial-like: MLTCGRYLSSAAATTPSFPPLRTLTFSLLRYHPIRFLSFSSAAATTAVEPETISGGGAGGGATRPQWKAAIDFKWIRDNRDVVATNIRNRNSAANLDVVLQLYDQYLALQKEVERLRAERNAVANKMKEKLDPSLRQALVDEGKNLKESLIALEEDLVQLTDKLQLEAQSIPNTTHPDVPVGDEESSVTRKEVGSQRSFSFPIKDHLQLGKDLDLFDFDAASEVSGSKFYYLKNEAVLLEMALVNWGIAEVSKKGFTPLITPEIVRSSVVERCGFQPRAQNTQVYSIDNSDQCLIGTAEIPVGGIHMNSILADSDLPLKYVAYSHCFRTEAGAAGAATRGLYRVHQFSKVEMFIFCRPEESDKYHEELITIEENLYASLGLHFKTLDMATGDLGAPAYRKYDIEAWMPGLDRYGEISSASNCTDYQSRRLGIRFRPAPLEPPPSTNSKKGKWGSSGPTQFVHTLNATAVAVPRLIISILENFQQEDGTVVIPETLRPFMGGLGVLTPKTK, encoded by the exons ATGCTGACCTGCGGCCGATACCTATCCTCCGCCGCTGCCACAACGCCATCCTTTCCCCCGCTCCGGACACTAACCTTCTCCCTCCTCCGCTATCATCCTATCCGCTTCCTCTcgttctcctccgccgccgccaccaccgcagtCGAACCTGAGACCATAA gcggcggcggcgcgggtggtggTGCCACGAGGCCGCAGTGGAAGGCGGCGATAGACTTCAAGTGGATCCGGGACAACAGGGATGTCGTCGCCACCAACATCCGGAATCGGAACTCCGCCGCCAACCTCGACGTCGTCCTCCAGCTCTACGATCAGTACCTCGCGCTGCAGAAG GAGGTCGAACGGCTCCGAGCTGAAAGAAATGCAGTTGCTAACAAAATGAAAGAGAAACTAGACCCGTCTTTGCGACAAGCCCTTGTTGACGAAG GCAAAAACCTGAAAGAAAGCCTTATTGCACTAGAAGAGGATCTTGTTCAGCTAACTGACAAGCTTCAGTTAGAAGCACAAAGCATTCCTAATACTACACATCCAGATGTGCCTGTAGGGGATGAGGAAAGCTCTGTCACCAGAAAGGAG GTAGGCAGTCAGAGAAGCTTCAGTTTCCCCATTAAAGACCACCTTCAGCTTGGGAAGGACCTTGATTTATTCGACTTTGATGCAGCTTCTGAG GTTAGTGGTTCAAAGTTCTACTACCTGAAGAATGAAGCTGTTTTGTTGGAGATGGCCCTTGTAAATTGGGGTATTGCTGAGGTCTCAAAGAAGGGTTTCACACCACTCATAACTCCAGAGATTGTTAGATCCTCTGTTGTTGAGAGATGCGGCTTCCAGCCAAGGGCCCAAAATACTCAG GTCTATTCAATAGATAACAGTGATCAGTGCCTCATAGGGACTGCAGAAATTCCCGTTGGAGGCATCCATATGAACTCTATCCTTGCCGACTCTGATTTACCTCTAAAATATGTGGCATATTCACACTGTTTTCGCACAGAAGCAGGTGCCGCAGGTGCTGCCACTAG GGGCCTCTACCGAGTACATCAATTTAGCAAGGTTGAGATGTTCATATTCTGTCGGCCAGAGGAAAGTGACAAGTACCATGAAGAACTTATAACCATCGAAGAGAATCTTTATGCATCACTTGGACTTCATTTCAA AACTTTGGATATGGCAACAGGAGATTTGGGCGCTCCAGCCTACAGAAAGTATGACATTGAGGCATGGATGCCAGGCCTGGATCGGTATGGTGAG ATCTCAAGTGCATCAAACTGCACGGACTACCAGAGCAGGCGGCTGGGTATCCGGTTCCGGCCAGCACCCTTGGAGCCTCCACCGTCGACGAACAGCAAGAAAGGGAAATGGGGTAGTTCAGGTCCGACGCAGTTTGTCCACACGCTCAACGCAACGGCAGTCGCTGTTCCTCGCCTGATCATATCCATTTTGGAGAATTTTCAGCAAGAGGATGGTACGGTGGTGATTCCGGAGACGCTGAGGCCCTTCATGGGTGGACTTGGCGTCCTCACCCCAAAAACCAAGTGA